A section of the Rhodobacteraceae bacterium M382 genome encodes:
- a CDS encoding GNAT family N-acetyltransferase: MMSRPNTITTTDHRLGEVLQLIQTSFAYMDGRIDPPSSMHRLSEDALLQQCQMGEVWVIGDPVAACVFLTPKSDHLYLGKLAVAKESRGLGLARVMVDLACDRARALGFNRVELQSRIELVENHAAFARMGFIQTGVTSHPGYDRPTSLTMRHMVSCETT; the protein is encoded by the coding sequence ATGATGTCACGCCCAAACACTATCACTACAACCGATCATCGGCTTGGCGAGGTGCTACAGCTGATTCAAACCAGCTTTGCTTATATGGATGGCAGGATCGACCCGCCCTCTTCCATGCATCGCTTGTCCGAAGATGCCCTGCTCCAGCAATGCCAGATGGGTGAAGTCTGGGTCATCGGGGACCCTGTCGCCGCCTGCGTCTTTCTCACTCCGAAATCCGATCACCTGTATCTTGGCAAGCTCGCTGTCGCCAAAGAGTCCCGCGGGTTGGGTTTGGCGCGGGTCATGGTGGACCTCGCCTGTGACCGTGCCAGAGCGCTTGGTTTCAACAGGGTCGAGCTGCAATCCCGGATCGAATTGGTTGAAAACCATGCCGCCTTTGCCCGCATGGGGTTCATTCAGACCGGTGTCACCTCTCATCCCGGGTACGACAGGCCAACATCCCTGACCATGCGCCACATGGTTTCGTGCGAAACGACCTGA
- a CDS encoding peptidoglycan-binding protein: MLAGCEQGLPDLNGPTGSQVTRLQQEAPPGAAPGTCWGKQVTPAVIETVTHQIMIQPAQILVDGTVTSPAIFKTETIQQIVRERTEEWFETPCDDVMTPQFIASLQRALKVRSLYRGQITAEMDTHTQTAIRKYQKPHGLDTGILSLATARKLGLVEVQIE, from the coding sequence ATGCTTGCAGGCTGTGAACAGGGCTTGCCCGACTTGAATGGACCGACTGGCTCTCAGGTCACGCGCCTGCAGCAGGAAGCCCCCCCCGGCGCTGCTCCGGGAACCTGCTGGGGCAAACAGGTTACCCCCGCCGTCATTGAAACGGTCACCCATCAGATCATGATACAACCGGCGCAAATACTGGTCGATGGGACCGTCACGAGCCCGGCGATCTTCAAGACGGAGACCATTCAGCAGATCGTTCGCGAACGCACGGAAGAGTGGTTTGAAACCCCCTGTGACGACGTCATGACCCCTCAATTCATCGCTTCGCTTCAACGCGCGCTCAAGGTGCGCAGCCTGTATCGTGGTCAGATCACGGCAGAGATGGATACACACACCCAAACAGCGATCCGAAAATATCAGAAGCCACACGGGTTGGACACCGGCATTCTCTCTCTGGCAACCGCCCGCAAGCTGGGTCTGGTCGAGGTGCAGATCGAATAA
- a CDS encoding DUF2065 domain-containing protein: protein MSETLGNIFLAFGLVLIVEGLVYVLAPSLVERMLEILRALPDEARRQVGGLAVVAGLVLLWAAHRLLS from the coding sequence GTGAGTGAAACACTTGGCAACATATTTCTGGCCTTCGGGCTGGTGTTGATTGTGGAGGGGCTGGTCTATGTACTGGCCCCTTCGCTTGTTGAACGGATGTTGGAAATACTGCGGGCTTTGCCCGACGAGGCCCGAAGACAGGTTGGTGGTCTGGCTGTTGTTGCAGGGCTGGTTCTGCTCTGGGCGGCGCATCGCCTCCTCTCATAA
- a CDS encoding LuxR C-terminal-related transcriptional regulator: protein MTRSPEPSELDRAYGSGDLQELAFDYAPIGLVVTENRVIRETNLRFREMFQYSQDELLNQLFVFLYPSEAEFLNVRHRGDDTLGRGNLYWDERVMRRKDGDLFWVRVRGHSFTPDDPLARAVWSFADLSALRPYQPLTRREREVFSLLSEGKTSKEIARDLELSYRTVEVYRAKLLKKFSASNTAALFSSLGQIEGEHVVRVAG from the coding sequence ATGACCCGCTCACCAGAGCCAAGCGAACTTGACCGGGCTTATGGATCCGGAGATCTGCAGGAGCTGGCCTTTGACTATGCGCCCATTGGGCTGGTGGTGACCGAAAACCGGGTGATCCGTGAAACCAATCTACGATTTCGTGAGATGTTCCAGTATTCACAGGACGAGCTACTGAACCAGTTGTTTGTCTTTCTGTACCCCAGCGAGGCCGAATTTCTGAATGTGCGCCATCGCGGAGACGACACATTGGGACGCGGCAACCTGTATTGGGACGAACGGGTCATGCGACGCAAGGACGGCGACCTGTTCTGGGTTCGGGTGCGCGGTCACAGCTTTACCCCCGATGATCCACTGGCCCGTGCCGTCTGGAGTTTTGCCGATCTCTCTGCTCTCCGCCCGTATCAGCCATTGACCCGGCGCGAGCGGGAAGTGTTCTCTCTCCTTTCCGAAGGTAAGACCTCCAAGGAAATTGCCCGCGACCTGGAGCTCAGCTATCGCACTGTCGAGGTCTATCGCGCCAAGCTGCTCAAGAAATTCAGCGCCAGCAACACGGCAGCGCTGTTTTCGTCGCTCGGTCAGATCGAAGGAGAGCACGTGGTGCGCGTTGCCGGCTGA
- the hflK gene encoding FtsH protease activity modulator HflK produces MAGNSGGPWGGGGGSSGGGDNRGNNGGNNGGGRRPDDEGPQIPEIDDLMKKGQEQLRVLMGGRGGSGGNSGGGNRRGGGGPALTGGTLALGAVAAAVLWGMASFYTVKPEEQSVELFLGEYSATGGPGLNFAPWPVVTKEVIPVKVEQTELIGAGSRGGDAGLMLTGDENIIDVDFQVVWNINDPAQYLFNLRDPRQTIQAVSESAMREIIAQSELAPILNRDRGIIAERLKELIQSTLDSYDSGVNIVRVNFDGADPPEPVKDAFREVQSAGQERDRLEKQADAYANRVLAGARGESAQLLEEAEGYRASVVNEAEGEASRFIAVLEEYSKAPDVTRKRLYLETMEEVLGRVDKIILDDQSGEGQGIVPYLPLNELRKGGSN; encoded by the coding sequence ATGGCGGGCAACAGCGGTGGCCCCTGGGGGGGCGGAGGCGGCTCTTCGGGCGGCGGAGACAACCGGGGCAACAATGGCGGCAACAACGGAGGGGGACGACGCCCCGACGATGAAGGCCCGCAGATTCCCGAAATTGATGACCTGATGAAAAAGGGTCAGGAACAACTGCGCGTGCTCATGGGCGGGCGTGGCGGCAGCGGCGGAAATTCCGGCGGTGGAAACCGGCGAGGCGGCGGTGGTCCGGCTCTGACTGGTGGTACCCTGGCATTGGGCGCGGTTGCGGCAGCGGTCCTGTGGGGCATGGCCAGCTTTTACACGGTCAAACCCGAAGAACAGTCGGTGGAATTGTTCCTGGGCGAATATTCGGCCACCGGCGGTCCGGGCCTGAACTTTGCGCCTTGGCCTGTGGTGACCAAGGAAGTCATCCCGGTCAAGGTCGAACAGACCGAACTGATCGGGGCGGGATCGCGTGGTGGCGACGCCGGGCTGATGCTGACCGGGGATGAAAACATCATCGATGTGGATTTCCAGGTGGTCTGGAACATCAACGATCCGGCACAATATCTGTTCAACCTGCGCGATCCGCGTCAGACCATTCAGGCGGTGTCTGAATCGGCGATGCGGGAAATTATCGCCCAATCCGAACTGGCTCCGATCCTGAACAGGGACCGGGGGATCATCGCTGAACGTCTCAAGGAACTCATCCAGTCGACGCTCGATAGTTACGATTCGGGCGTGAACATCGTCAGGGTCAACTTTGACGGTGCCGATCCGCCAGAGCCGGTCAAAGATGCCTTCCGCGAAGTGCAATCTGCTGGTCAGGAACGTGACCGTCTGGAAAAACAGGCTGACGCTTATGCCAACCGGGTCCTTGCGGGCGCGCGCGGTGAATCCGCTCAGCTGCTGGAGGAGGCCGAAGGCTATCGAGCCAGTGTCGTGAATGAAGCCGAGGGTGAAGCCAGCCGTTTCATAGCGGTTCTGGAAGAGTACTCGAAGGCCCCGGATGTGACCCGCAAGCGTCTGTATCTGGAAACCATGGAAGAGGTCCTGGGCCGCGTGGACAAGATCATTTTGGACGACCAGTCTGGTGAAGGGCAGGGGATCGTCCCCTACCTGCCGCTGAATGAACTGCGCAAGGGAGGTTCCAACTGA
- the purD gene encoding phosphoribosylamine--glycine ligase: MNILILGSGGREHALAWAVMQNPKCDKLIVCPGNAGIEQIAECASFDIMDGGAVASFAEENAIDFVIVGPEAPLAVGVADRLREAGVLVFGPSEAAARLEASKSFTKEICDVSNAPTAGYGHFSDAEAAKTHIRANGAPIVVKADGLAAGKGVIVAMDEATALDAIDDMFGGSFGGAGAEVVIEEFMEGEEASLFVLVDGEDVLPIGSAQDHKRVGEGDTGLNTGGMGAYSPAPVLSAEIEAKAMDEIVKPTMKAMAERGMPYQGVLYAGLMIKDGQPRLVEYNVRFGDPECQVLMMRLGAQALDLMHAAAEGRLTEAQVNWGDDHAITIVMAANGYPGSYEKGTEIKALETQPEDSHNMVFHAGTKAQDGKIVATGGRVLNVTARGESLQEARDRAYAMVESIDWPGGFFRRDIGWRAL; the protein is encoded by the coding sequence ATGAATATCCTTATCCTCGGAAGCGGTGGACGTGAACATGCTCTGGCTTGGGCCGTCATGCAGAACCCCAAATGTGACAAACTGATCGTATGCCCCGGAAATGCCGGGATCGAACAGATCGCGGAATGTGCATCGTTTGACATCATGGATGGCGGTGCAGTTGCCAGCTTTGCCGAAGAGAATGCCATTGATTTTGTCATCGTCGGCCCCGAAGCGCCTCTGGCCGTCGGTGTCGCAGATCGCCTGCGCGAAGCCGGTGTGCTGGTCTTTGGCCCGTCCGAGGCCGCCGCGCGCCTGGAAGCGTCCAAGAGCTTTACCAAGGAAATCTGTGACGTCTCGAACGCGCCAACCGCTGGCTACGGCCATTTTTCCGATGCCGAGGCCGCTAAGACCCATATCCGCGCCAACGGTGCCCCAATCGTGGTCAAGGCCGACGGGCTGGCAGCCGGTAAGGGCGTGATCGTTGCCATGGACGAAGCCACAGCGCTGGACGCCATCGACGACATGTTCGGTGGCAGCTTTGGCGGTGCCGGGGCCGAAGTCGTAATCGAGGAATTCATGGAGGGTGAAGAGGCATCGCTCTTTGTTCTGGTAGACGGTGAAGACGTTCTGCCGATTGGCTCGGCCCAGGACCATAAACGCGTCGGTGAAGGCGACACCGGTCTGAACACCGGCGGGATGGGGGCCTATTCTCCCGCCCCGGTTCTGTCGGCTGAGATCGAAGCCAAGGCGATGGACGAAATCGTCAAACCAACGATGAAGGCGATGGCAGAGCGCGGCATGCCCTATCAAGGGGTGCTGTATGCCGGCCTGATGATCAAGGACGGCCAGCCGCGTCTGGTGGAATACAATGTGCGTTTTGGCGATCCGGAATGTCAGGTGCTGATGATGCGTCTCGGAGCACAGGCACTGGACCTGATGCATGCGGCAGCCGAAGGCCGGCTGACAGAGGCGCAGGTGAATTGGGGCGACGATCACGCGATCACCATCGTGATGGCGGCGAATGGCTATCCCGGGTCCTACGAAAAAGGCACCGAGATCAAAGCACTGGAGACCCAGCCTGAGGATAGCCACAATATGGTGTTTCACGCCGGAACCAAGGCACAGGACGGCAAGATTGTCGCCACGGGTGGCCGGGTTCTGAATGTCACAGCCAGAGGTGAGTCATTGCAAGAGGCCCGCGACCGCGCTTATGCGATGGTCGAGTCCATCGACTGGCCCGGCGGGTTCTTCCGTCGCGATATCGGCTGGCGCGCACTCTGA
- a CDS encoding VCBS repeat-containing protein, translated as MRSGTKARRFLSRHWSRCTRRAWLAAALWLAGVGVVAACQKPPSDLAGDGSFVRLPACSGRQFETCPGQQISAAWYGEETTLYPHGVLGDAIEYSRLEVYTSAEHATACGTKSVRLDKQHVFEDLAPRLVDLDGDGTAEIITIRSHVDKGAQIAIYGGGGDDAQLKLIAATPYIGRRNRWLAPVGAADLDRDGYVEIAYVDRPHLAKTLRVWRFRDGKLEPVADQPGLTNHRIGQDFITSGIRDCGQGPEMVTVDAGWDRVMVSRLQGGQIRTTALGPYEGRASVDQALTCS; from the coding sequence ATGCGATCCGGGACCAAAGCGCGGCGTTTTCTGTCGCGCCACTGGTCTCGATGCACCCGCCGCGCGTGGTTGGCGGCGGCACTGTGGTTGGCCGGGGTCGGTGTCGTCGCGGCCTGTCAGAAACCACCTTCTGATCTGGCCGGGGACGGATCGTTTGTGCGCTTACCAGCGTGTTCGGGCCGCCAGTTCGAAACCTGCCCGGGGCAACAGATTTCTGCGGCCTGGTATGGCGAGGAAACCACGCTGTACCCGCATGGCGTTCTAGGGGATGCCATCGAATATTCCCGGCTGGAGGTTTATACCAGCGCAGAACATGCCACCGCATGCGGGACCAAAAGCGTCCGGTTGGACAAGCAGCATGTTTTCGAAGATTTGGCACCGCGGTTGGTCGATTTGGATGGTGACGGCACGGCCGAAATAATCACAATTCGCAGTCATGTGGACAAAGGGGCGCAGATCGCCATTTACGGCGGTGGCGGCGATGATGCCCAGCTGAAGCTCATCGCAGCCACGCCCTATATCGGCCGCAGAAACCGCTGGCTTGCTCCTGTTGGCGCTGCTGATCTCGACAGAGACGGATACGTCGAAATTGCCTATGTTGATCGTCCGCACCTGGCCAAGACCCTGAGGGTTTGGCGGTTCCGGGATGGAAAGCTGGAGCCGGTGGCCGACCAGCCGGGTCTGACCAACCACAGGATCGGGCAGGATTTCATTACGTCGGGCATTCGTGACTGTGGGCAGGGACCCGAGATGGTCACCGTTGATGCCGGTTGGGACAGGGTCATGGTGTCCCGGTTGCAGGGCGGTCAGATCCGGACCACAGCGCTGGGGCCATATGAGGGGCGCGCAAGCGTCGATCAGGCATTGACCTGTTCCTGA
- a CDS encoding protease modulator HflC, protein MRKSTFLLPVVVVALVVALSSVFIVDERERALVLQFGRVVSVKEEPGLAFKIPLIQEVVRYDDRILSREVGPLEITPLDDRRLVVDAFARYRILDVRQFRQAVGAGGIATAESRLDSILRAQTREILGSVSSDDILSSDRATLMLRIRNGAISRTRSLGLEIVDVRLKRTDLPQANLQATFARMRAEREREAADEIARGEEAAQRVRAQADRTQVEIVSQAQKEAEIVRGEADAQRNAIFAEAYGRDTEFFEFYRSLTAYGRALQEGNSSMVMSPDSEFFNYLKSSEGRVQE, encoded by the coding sequence ATGCGTAAATCTACGTTTCTCCTCCCCGTTGTCGTTGTAGCTCTGGTTGTTGCGCTCAGTTCCGTCTTTATCGTGGACGAACGTGAACGGGCGCTGGTGCTTCAGTTTGGGCGTGTTGTTTCGGTCAAAGAAGAGCCGGGCCTGGCGTTCAAGATTCCTTTGATTCAGGAAGTCGTGCGTTATGACGACCGGATCCTCAGCCGCGAAGTCGGACCGCTGGAAATTACTCCGCTGGATGATCGCCGTTTGGTTGTCGATGCCTTTGCGCGCTATCGTATCCTGGATGTGCGCCAGTTCAGACAGGCGGTTGGTGCCGGTGGGATTGCGACAGCTGAATCGCGCCTGGATTCGATCCTGCGTGCCCAGACCCGCGAAATCCTGGGGTCGGTCAGTTCCGATGATATCCTCAGTTCGGACCGCGCGACGTTGATGCTGCGGATCCGCAATGGTGCGATTTCACGGACTCGATCTCTGGGGTTGGAAATCGTCGATGTGCGGCTGAAGCGCACCGACCTGCCGCAGGCAAACCTTCAGGCAACCTTTGCACGGATGCGTGCCGAGCGTGAACGTGAAGCTGCCGACGAAATCGCTCGGGGTGAAGAAGCTGCCCAGAGGGTGCGCGCCCAGGCAGACCGGACGCAGGTTGAAATCGTGTCCCAGGCCCAAAAAGAAGCCGAGATCGTTCGGGGTGAAGCGGATGCGCAACGAAACGCCATCTTTGCAGAAGCCTATGGTCGGGACACCGAATTCTTTGAGTTCTACCGGAGCCTGACCGCTTATGGGCGGGCCTTGCAGGAAGGTAACTCTTCTATGGTGATGTCGCCCGACTCCGAGTTTTTCAACTACCTGAAGTCATCTGAAGGTCGCGTTCAGGAGTGA
- a CDS encoding 2Fe-2S iron-sulfur cluster binding domain-containing protein, with protein MAKITYIEHNGTEHVVDVANGLTVMEGARDNNIPGIEADCGGACACSTCHVYVDPAWVEKLPAKDDMEEDMLDFAYEPDAARSRLTCQVKVTDGLDGLVVHMPEKQI; from the coding sequence ATGGCAAAGATTACCTATATCGAACACAACGGCACCGAGCATGTTGTTGACGTGGCCAATGGGCTGACCGTGATGGAAGGCGCACGCGACAACAATATTCCGGGCATTGAAGCCGATTGCGGGGGTGCCTGTGCCTGTTCGACATGCCACGTCTATGTGGACCCTGCCTGGGTGGAAAAACTGCCGGCCAAGGACGACATGGAAGAAGACATGCTGGACTTTGCCTATGAACCAGACGCCGCACGGTCGCGCCTGACCTGTCAGGTCAAGGTGACTGATGGGCTGGACGGTCTGGTCGTGCATATGCCGGAAAAACAGATCTGA
- a CDS encoding Do family serine endopeptidase: MLMVLTQTLTAQARPESLAPLAEQISPSVVNITTTTVVEGRTGPQGIVPEGSPFEEFFRDRPGNGDENRPRRSSALGSGFVISEDGFIVTNNHVIDGADEIQIEFFPGEGQPAETLPAKVIGTDPKTDIALLKVEADMPLRFVRFGDSDTARVGDWVVAMGNPLGQGFSVSAGIVSARNRALSGTYDDYIQTDAAINRGNSGGPLFNMEGEVVGVNTAILSPNGGSIGIGFSMASNVVRRVVDQLKEFGETRRGWLGVRIQDVSPDVAEAIGLEKASGALITDVPDGPSKEAGLLAGDVIMSFDGVDVKDTRGLVKQVGNAEVGKAVRVVVYRDGGTQTVLVTLGRREDAERGETSTQPATPDVSEKDILGLTLGLLTDELRKELSVPADQNGLVVMSVDEASQAWEKGLRAGDVITEAGQQKIVSMDGFEERIAEAKEAGRKSLLLLVRRAGEPRFVALSLEN, from the coding sequence ATGCTGATGGTATTGACGCAGACCCTGACTGCCCAGGCACGGCCAGAGAGCCTGGCCCCGTTGGCAGAGCAGATCAGCCCATCGGTGGTCAACATTACGACGACAACCGTCGTCGAAGGCCGGACTGGCCCGCAGGGTATCGTGCCCGAAGGCTCTCCGTTTGAGGAGTTTTTCCGGGACCGCCCCGGAAATGGCGACGAAAACCGCCCGCGCCGGTCTTCGGCGTTGGGATCGGGTTTCGTGATCTCCGAGGATGGTTTTATCGTTACCAACAACCACGTGATCGACGGCGCGGATGAAATTCAGATCGAATTCTTTCCAGGCGAAGGCCAGCCGGCGGAAACATTGCCGGCCAAAGTGATCGGAACCGATCCCAAGACTGACATCGCTCTGCTCAAGGTCGAAGCCGACATGCCACTGCGGTTTGTCCGTTTTGGTGACAGCGATACCGCCCGCGTTGGCGATTGGGTCGTTGCGATGGGGAACCCCCTGGGACAGGGATTTTCGGTCTCGGCCGGGATTGTATCGGCCAGAAACCGCGCGCTGAGCGGGACATATGATGACTACATCCAGACCGACGCTGCCATCAACCGCGGCAACTCCGGTGGACCTTTGTTCAACATGGAGGGCGAGGTCGTTGGTGTGAATACGGCGATCCTGTCGCCCAATGGCGGGTCGATCGGTATCGGATTTTCAATGGCTTCGAATGTGGTCCGCCGGGTGGTTGATCAGCTCAAAGAGTTTGGGGAAACCCGTCGTGGGTGGCTGGGTGTGCGTATTCAAGACGTGAGCCCGGATGTCGCCGAAGCGATCGGTCTGGAGAAGGCCAGCGGGGCGCTGATCACCGATGTGCCCGATGGTCCGTCCAAGGAGGCAGGCCTGCTGGCTGGTGATGTCATCATGAGCTTTGACGGTGTCGACGTAAAAGACACCCGGGGGCTGGTCAAACAGGTCGGAAATGCCGAAGTCGGCAAGGCTGTGCGTGTGGTCGTCTATCGTGATGGGGGCACTCAGACGGTTCTGGTAACGCTAGGACGTCGTGAAGACGCCGAACGTGGGGAAACGTCGACACAGCCGGCGACTCCGGACGTGAGCGAAAAGGATATTCTGGGCCTGACACTGGGACTTCTGACAGATGAGTTGCGCAAGGAGCTGAGTGTCCCGGCCGATCAGAATGGCTTGGTTGTGATGTCGGTCGACGAAGCCTCGCAGGCATGGGAGAAAGGCCTGCGTGCAGGGGATGTGATCACCGAAGCAGGCCAGCAGAAGATCGTGTCGATGGACGGGTTCGAAGAGCGCATTGCAGAGGCAAAAGAGGCCGGGCGCAAATCCCTGCTGCTGCTGGTGCGTCGCGCAGGTGAGCCGCGTTTCGTGGCATTGAGCCTGGAGAACTGA
- the rpiA gene encoding ribose-5-phosphate isomerase RpiA, with translation MTGELSPIDKAKFVAAKRAADMVEDGMRVGLGTGSTAAWLVRCLGEMVRDEGLKIRGVPTSTRTAELARDVGIEVISLDEAKWLDLTIDGADEFDGDLNLIKGGGGALLQEKIVATASDQMVVIADIGKEVENLGAFPLPVEVIPFGWQTTQALIEETLISMDVLGRQATLRMNGDAPFVTDEGNHILDLHLKRIGNPRQLAMVMNQMPGVVENGLFIDICDTVVIGFGDGKVEIRDINEGTVEHDRLDFVESDNLFTDLAD, from the coding sequence ACGGGCGGCCGACATGGTCGAAGACGGAATGCGCGTGGGGCTGGGGACCGGATCGACCGCGGCCTGGCTGGTGCGGTGTCTGGGTGAGATGGTTCGGGATGAGGGGCTGAAGATCCGCGGTGTTCCCACATCGACTCGCACCGCTGAACTGGCACGCGACGTTGGTATCGAAGTGATCAGCCTGGATGAAGCCAAGTGGCTGGACCTGACCATCGACGGCGCGGATGAATTCGACGGTGATCTGAACCTGATCAAGGGCGGCGGCGGCGCATTGTTGCAGGAAAAAATCGTGGCCACCGCATCAGATCAAATGGTGGTGATCGCGGACATCGGCAAAGAGGTCGAAAACCTTGGGGCGTTTCCTTTGCCGGTCGAAGTGATTCCATTTGGCTGGCAAACGACACAGGCGCTGATCGAGGAAACCCTTATTTCCATGGACGTTCTGGGGCGTCAGGCGACGCTGCGGATGAATGGAGACGCACCTTTTGTCACGGATGAGGGGAACCATATTCTGGACCTGCATCTGAAACGCATTGGCAACCCGCGCCAATTGGCCATGGTAATGAACCAGATGCCGGGTGTGGTTGAAAACGGTCTGTTCATTGATATCTGTGACACCGTGGTGATCGGCTTTGGCGACGGCAAGGTCGAAATCCGCGATATCAATGAAGGCACTGTAGAGCACGACCGGCTGGATTTTGTCGAAAGCGACAACCTGTTCACCGATCTTGCCGACTAA
- a CDS encoding Crp/Fnr family transcriptional regulator has protein sequence MEPHDLPDTGFLSCASDRLKRLLASQATEVPLDQGQVLFEQGDVGDALFVIVTGAVEVSILSATGRKLSLDIMRPGSIFGEIALFDPGPRTATVMASEPTRVLRVRNPDVLEQLAQHPELAADMIRLAGQRMRWMSSQLNEQVFLPISSRLARKLLHLTEETQSCTLGLSQSELAEFVGATREAVSKTISVWKRSGVIGATRGGLEILDRTALHRLAEPDLI, from the coding sequence ATGGAGCCACATGACCTGCCCGACACCGGTTTCCTATCTTGCGCCTCGGATCGGCTAAAGCGGCTTCTGGCAAGCCAGGCCACCGAAGTTCCCCTGGACCAGGGTCAGGTATTGTTCGAGCAGGGAGACGTCGGGGACGCGCTGTTTGTGATTGTTACCGGCGCGGTCGAAGTGTCGATCCTGTCCGCGACCGGGCGCAAGTTATCCCTGGACATCATGCGTCCCGGATCAATCTTTGGCGAAATCGCATTGTTCGACCCCGGTCCCCGCACTGCAACCGTCATGGCAAGCGAACCGACCCGGGTCCTGCGTGTGCGCAATCCCGATGTTCTGGAGCAACTGGCCCAGCATCCTGAATTGGCGGCCGACATGATCCGCCTGGCTGGTCAGCGCATGCGCTGGATGAGCAGCCAGTTGAACGAGCAGGTCTTCCTGCCGATCTCCTCCCGCCTGGCACGCAAGCTGCTCCACCTGACGGAAGAAACACAAAGCTGCACATTGGGGCTGTCCCAAAGCGAACTGGCCGAATTTGTCGGTGCCACCCGCGAGGCCGTATCGAAAACGATTTCGGTCTGGAAGCGCTCAGGTGTTATTGGTGCCACCCGAGGCGGATTGGAGATACTGGACCGAACTGCATTGCACCGACTTGCCGAACCAGACCTGATCTGA
- the gor gene encoding glutathione-disulfide reductase encodes MSFDYDLFVIGGGSGGVRAARVAAGDTGAKVALAEEDRYGGTCVIRGCVPKKLMVFASEYSGMVEDAQAYGWDIQPGGFNWDAFRGKLNAELDRLEGIYRSLLKNSGVESFDQRAKLVDAHTVELSDGTRKTAKHILIATGGRPVVPEFPGSELAITSNEIFHLDKLPDSILIVGGGYIASEFAGIMNGLGVKTTQFYRGAQILRGFDDEARGLVCEEMCQNGIDVHLGTNVLEMRKEGAQIWVKATNGEERLFDQVMYATGRAPNADDMGLEEIGIERGRKGEIVVDAYSQTGVPSVYAIGDVTDRVNLTPVAIREGMAFVETVFKGNPTPVDHDLIPTAIFTQPEMGTVGLSEEEAREREPIEVYSASFKPMQQSFAGRAARVLMKLIVSQETRKVLGCHIVAPGAGEMIQLAGIAVKMGATKEDFDRTVAVHPTMSEELVTMKSPTRTA; translated from the coding sequence ATGAGCTTTGATTACGATCTGTTTGTCATCGGTGGTGGGTCCGGTGGGGTGCGTGCGGCGCGGGTTGCTGCGGGCGACACCGGTGCCAAGGTCGCATTGGCCGAAGAAGACCGCTATGGCGGAACCTGTGTGATCCGGGGCTGTGTGCCCAAAAAGCTGATGGTATTTGCCAGCGAGTATTCCGGCATGGTCGAAGACGCGCAGGCCTATGGTTGGGACATTCAGCCGGGTGGCTTCAACTGGGATGCGTTCCGGGGCAAGCTGAACGCCGAATTGGACCGGCTCGAAGGGATCTATCGCAGCCTGCTCAAGAATTCCGGTGTCGAGAGCTTTGACCAGCGTGCCAAACTGGTCGACGCCCACACGGTCGAGCTGTCAGACGGCACCCGCAAGACTGCCAAACATATTCTGATTGCAACTGGTGGGCGCCCCGTGGTGCCAGAGTTTCCGGGGTCCGAACTGGCGATCACCTCGAATGAGATCTTTCACCTCGACAAGCTGCCGGACAGCATCCTGATCGTCGGGGGCGGCTATATCGCCTCGGAATTTGCAGGAATCATGAACGGGTTGGGGGTGAAGACCACCCAATTCTACCGCGGCGCGCAGATCCTGCGCGGGTTCGATGACGAGGCTCGCGGGTTGGTTTGCGAAGAGATGTGCCAGAACGGCATCGACGTGCATCTGGGCACCAATGTTCTGGAGATGCGCAAAGAGGGCGCGCAGATCTGGGTCAAGGCCACCAATGGCGAAGAACGTCTGTTTGATCAGGTGATGTATGCCACCGGCCGTGCGCCCAATGCGGATGACATGGGGCTCGAAGAGATCGGCATTGAACGCGGTCGCAAGGGTGAAATTGTCGTGGATGCGTACAGCCAGACCGGTGTGCCGTCAGTTTATGCGATCGGGGATGTGACCGACCGGGTCAATCTGACCCCGGTGGCGATCCGCGAAGGCATGGCCTTTGTCGAAACCGTGTTCAAGGGCAATCCGACCCCGGTCGATCATGACCTGATCCCGACGGCGATCTTTACCCAGCCAGAAATGGGAACCGTGGGTCTGAGCGAGGAAGAAGCCCGCGAGCGTGAACCGATCGAGGTTTATTCGGCGTCGTTCAAACCGATGCAGCAGTCCTTTGCAGGACGTGCGGCACGGGTGCTGATGAAGCTGATCGTCAGTCAGGAAACCCGCAAAGTCTTGGGTTGTCATATCGTCGCTCCGGGTGCCGGTGAAATGATCCAATTGGCGGGCATCGCGGTCAAAATGGGCGCAACAAAAGAAGATTTCGATCGGACCGTGGCGGTGCATCCGACTATGTCCGAAGAGCTGGTGACAATGAAATCACCGACGCGGACCGCTTGA